TGCCGTCCCGTAAACACAAGGAGAAGTATGCCCTGGGAATTATAACACTCTTTCCTTCACTAAGGGATCCTTTTTCTCCAAAGGGCTATGTAAGTTTAATAAATGATTACTTCCAGAAAATACACCTCTTTTGCTGGCAGTGTTTTTgagattttaattaaagttaTTGATcaaaatgttgacatttttacATTCATGTATTTCTAATTGTGATTGAAGTCTAACAAAATAGCCAAAAGTTGAGTATGCTCCAGAATTTAATCCTGCCATAAAGATTAGGATGCTAAATGACATCTAATGAGTGAAATGCTTCGTCTTGCGATCGTAATTAATTTGGTTAGTAGAAACTACGTGAATCAAAAAATGGCACCCCTACTTTTAAGTGATTATCTTTATTAATACTGTTAGATTTTTGTAAAATCAATAAGACTTGtgtaatgatttttaaatatCTTAACAGGAGCACTTCTATGATTCAGAGAAAGGCACTGGATATTTAGCATGGCGCCTTAAGACCATGTCCAGGAATACAGTTAAAAGACCAGCTAACACAGCTACAGTTACTCAAGCACAAGGACCAAAGCGCCGAAGATTGGCAGCTACTTTGCCTGAGCAACTTGATGGAGATGCCTGCAGGGAAGCCATATCATATCTTATTCACTCTCATGATGAAGCAAGTGTGTTTCAGAAAATGAAGATGACCTTTCATTATCGCCAAGACTTGGTGCATGATCCACAGAGAACCACAGATGTCTTTAAAACATTTCCATGGTTTTTAGATGTTAAAGTGCTGGTGAGTTGTCCATTTAGTCTGTTTaaaattctttcttttgttgcttAAATTAATGTACAATCctgacctttttatttttgtgtatttatatGCTTCTATGATCAACAGCTGAATCAAGACTTCCTTTTGCTGTTTGGAATTGAAACAGCTTCCAGAGAAGTGGGACACAACTCTCAGGCTCAAGTTTATCAATGAGGCCAAACACCTGACTCAGTCAATTGAACTGTGCCAACTTCTAAAAGCTGCTGAGAAACTAACAGAACAATGACACCAGTAAGCAAATTAACATGATTGATTTTTAATCCTATCAACAAATAATTGTTACTTTGTACATTCCAACTTCATATTAATGACTGTTTTCACCCCTTTTTCCTCCTGATAGCCTTGGACTGTGACATggcttctctgctgctccttctccatctcctgccACCGACAGCCAGACAGAAAAGGACCAAGATAAGTCCCAGTGATGCAGTGGACAAAATGTTGGTTTTTCACAAGTTATGCATTACTTTTGTTATCCAGTTCTTTTATTATCCAGTTTGACAGTGTCTTTTTATGTATTAACTCATGTTTCTATGCTTTTCCGAGTCATTTAAAATTAAGGACTAAACTGAATGTCTTGACAATGGCTACAATTTTAACAAGTCCTCACTAGCGAGGGCTTCTTTGGGAGATGCACACACTGTTCGTCATGGCTTGTGGTGTAGCTACAGACCCAAGTGAGCTGTTGAAAACTTGACAGTGTGAAGTATTAATTCTATCGTTATGTTTTCAGTCATGCTGCAGCTTGGATGAGCACCTTCGAAGAAGAGATGGTAGACAACCGTACATCCTTGCAGTTGGGCGAACCAGGAACAAGATTTACAGTTACTACATTGTTGTGGACAAACAGCTCATCCCCTGCCAAGCCACTAGCTCGTTAGGTGCCTTTGATGAACTGTTTAAGTCCCACTATGTGTTACTTTTTGATTGTCCGTTCAAGCTGGCTGTTGATGCCAGTGACTCGGGGGTGGGTGCcgtgctcctgcaggagggtTCAGATGGGGTGGATCATCCCgtgtctttcttttaaaaaaaaattggattgCCACCAGAAGTGGTATTCGACCATTGAGAAGGAGGCACTGGCACTAGTACTAGCGCTTGAGCACTTTGAGGTTTATGTGGGCTCGACCAGGTGGCCGGTTGTTGTTTTCATGGACCACAATCCGCTTGTCTTTTTAAACCGGATGCGGAACAAAAATCGCCGGTTAATGTGTTGGAGTTTGCGCCTTCAGCCGTTTACCCTTGAAATTAAACATGTGCGCAGACGTGACAACGTCTTGGCTGACGGGTTGTCATGGCAATGACTCGACAACGCTTTggatgacttttttttccttcgctCCTCATCTTTGTCTGCCCCTTTCTTTATTTGTACTGAACCCTGTACTGCCATTTTAATTGTATTAGTTCAAGACTTTCCAGGGTCCAGTTAATTTTGGGTGGGGGTGTTACGTTGTCTCCCTCTAGGGGATGACCCAAGcaataactgttttcttttctccctgtgaCCAGGTGTTCCTGGTGAGGCTAATTGGCCATTGTCCTACTTAAGGCCGCAGATGCGGCGTGCTCAGGCTCTCTTGCttccctgccactgctgctcctgagcttACCTGCCTGACTGCTGATCCGTGGATCCCCTCACGCCTGCTGGCAGAGCTTCCTCGGCTttgtttggagttagggttttgtgttagggttagagggtcggcTCCCTATCCGACGGTCCCTCTTTGGGCTGGTAGAGGAGGCCGCCCTTTCTGTTAcccctgttttgttctctgccagatgggatgtgtttctgtttgtatgCTATATTGTTGTGGGACTCTACCTCATAAAGTCTCCTAGAAAGTCTACCCGCTCTGTTGTGTGGTTTATGTGCGGGCCTTTACCTTTCGGGTTAATCACAAGGTAGGGTCGTAACATGAGAAATGCACAAGATAAGACTAGATCAGTTTTATACTAGTATATTGTGCCattattttctttgtaaatgttTAAGTTGTgcccgattttttttttttgtgaatatTCCTGTGGTGCTGAGAAGttggtttatttttttgaaataaaaatttgATTTCAATGCTTGATCATTTTTGCTGGTCAACACAGAACCTTTGAGATAGAGAATGTTGTGTATATTACCTTTCTGTAGCTTTGCAGGTGACTACAAGAATATTCAGATTTGGTGACTTGTATGTTAATGTTCAGCTAGTGAACATGCAATTGCACTCTTAGTGTATTGTGAAACAAAACAATGTTAATTAACACTCTTGGTGAATAGGAATTACACAATTTTAGTGTTAAAAGTACACTTTAATGTGTCATAAATAAGACTAATGAACACTCAGTGAAAGAGAATAACAATTCTGAGTTAGAAGTGCACTTGTCTGGTGTCAAGAAGACAAGAGAAGTTGATGCTTTTACTGACCACATCAGCACAGTGGATTATATCAATTTCACCCGTGACGATGCCAGGGAGAATAGAATTATCCAGTCAACAGTCCTGCAATACACACAGTTCTATCATCCTATATGACAAAAGCTGATTCTTAGATTAACCTGAAACACGTGGTACAAATGGAACCTTCAAGGGATGATGGTaaaaaggagaaggagcaaATCACAAAATATCAAAAAGTTCTGATTACCTTGGTGGGACCTTCCTAAATTCCATGGAGAACAAGTACAAACCagagagagatgaaacagagaccACATATAGCAGGAGTGTAACCCACATGATGTTACTGAGCCCATAGATAAATGGATGCCAAATTGACTGCTGTGGCTGCCATTTTGGTCAGTTCATCCTACCTGGAAAAAAACTGAAGCACCAGAGAGGAGATTTGGGAGAATCATCTGTAAAAATCATTGGACTACTGAAAGCAGGGCTCAGGGATTTATTTTCACAGGTAGGATTTGACATTAgtattggttttattttgtgaaTAGAATATTATTGTACTGTATTTATGTCCATCAGCAAAACTGTAGCCAGGTAGTGTTAGAAGGGCAATGTTTACAGCTGGTTGTCCTCCGGCTACTGGGCAACCTGAGACTTTTGTGAAATAAATATTACACAGACTTAGATTACACCTGACACAAGAATGCTATTGtagaaataaagcaaatattgGTTGTATAACACTGACCAGCAGATTTTACCCAGGTGACACAGGCTGTATTGTTTAAATGTAATTCCTTCACCCTTACAAAAGTATGATACCTCTCATGTTTCATGCCCACCCCACTTACTCAAATTACAGACAGCAGAACATCTGACTGTAGAATAGTTTGCAAACAAGCTTATTCACAATTTCAGCAGCTATGGTTTATTATCAATATATATGCATCAAAATAAGAGTTTTGTTGAAGAAAGGTTTTAAGAAAATTGAAGgacgcgaacgggaagaataaGGAAGAAAATAAGCTTGAccttatttttaaaatgtctttgttttgacTCTCTCAAATCTCATTTTTTAATTTGTAAGGCTGCCCAAACAcatgagaagaagaggaaattgATGATCAACATTTGGCTGTTTGTACTTGTTCAAGCAGCAACTGATTCTTTATCTGCAGaggtactgtgtgtgtgtgtgtgtgtgtgtgtgtgtgtgtgtgtgtgtgtctttcctcttttcctgtgCGATTTGCTATTCATCCACAAGATGGTAATCTTGGGGTGATCTTGAACATCTTTTCTGAataaaagtaggtgatgtattagtaacaaaatgatgccacataatttgatagaaatgaaaatgatcaccctatagaggggggaaatcaaagacaccccaaaaatgaaagtgaaaaaatgatgcagcagactggtccattttgccaaaatgtcattgtagcaactcaaaatgaatgaaatgaaataacggtctccacagcatctccagaccctttcacgtctgtcgcatgtgctcaggttaaacctgctctcatcggtgaagagcacagggtgccagtggcgtagttgccaattctggtctatggcaaatgccaatcgacCTCTTtggtgccgggcagtgagcacagggcccactacaggacgtcgggccctcaggccaccctcatggagcctgtttctgattgtttggtcagaaacattcacaccagtggcctgctggaggtcattatgtagggctctggcagtgctcatcctgttcctccttacacaaaggagcagataccgatcctgctgagggtttaaggaccttctacggccctgtccagctctcctggagtaactacctctctcctggaatctcctccatgctcttgagactgtgctgggagacacagcaaaccttcttgcaacgaCACTTATTGATgttccatcctggaggagttggactacttgtgcaaccgcTGTAGCgaccaggtaccgcaccatgctatcaacacagatgttgatccaagccaaagaAACCtcaaaaaaatcagccaaaagagatgaggacgGGAAgaaagtatcagtggcctcaacctggaaagccattcctgttttgggggccgtctcattgttgcccctctgatgcacctgttgttgatttcattaacaacaaagcagcagaaactgattaacaaccccctctgctacttaactgaccagatcaatatcccagaagtttgactgataggttgctatactctgattaaaaagtgttcttctaatttttttgagcactTTCATGTTGTTTGGCCCTACCATCTAATTGTTGCAGCTGACACTGTGGCtcaaatttgaccttttttcctgttgttaGCTGACACCTGTCACCTGatgtggtcttctgctgctataGCCCATCTTATTCAAGGTTTGACGGGTTGTGCTTTCAAAGATGGTACCATTGTAATCAGTGGTTATTTAGTCTTGCCTTTCTAACATTTCAAACCAGTCTACCATTCCCCTCTGATCCCTCACATCAACACGGAATATTCATCTACACtgcatattttctcttttctctgtaaATCTCGGAGTGTCATACTCGCCTGTTTGTTAAGTTTGTCTTCTTTCCCTCTCATGATTCATGCTTCCTGTTTTAGTTGTTTCAGGTTCATGTCTGCCCTGCCCCCGCTCTGTCTGTGTGCACCTGTTTCCTAGTTGTGTCCCCACTTCCCTGCATCACTCCCCTTATCAGTTTGTATTTAattccctctgtgtctctgtctcaaTCCAGCATTTTCTTGTCACATTCTTGTAGTGTAGGTCTttgattatttttgtttgtttgtttgttttttaccttGCCTTTTGTCTCATCCTTTTTTGAAAAATCTCTGCCTGATTTTTGGACTGAGTAACTTTTTTATCAAACTGAACAATTAAATATCACTTGTCACCATGAATCAATCACTGTCATCCATTTCAGTCCTGCATCTTGTGCATCTTGTTTATGTATAGACCTACTTGTGCGTGAAGATACCTGTAGATCAACAGTTTCTGAAATACCTAGACCAGCTGTCCCAGCACCAACAACATACGGTCATTTAaatctcctttcttcctccttctgaTGCTTGGTTTGAATTTGAGCAAGTCTACATGTCTACATCCGTAAATACATAATTAAATGCATTCAAATTAGAATCATTGAGCCAATTAATATCTACAATTTTTACTACTGTAAAAGAACAATCATTGAAGCAATTACTATAAACTATTTTTacaacagtaaaacaaaatCCATCAAGTGTCCAGAAAAGGTGTCTATTCATTTGGGTTTAATCAAAAAATACTGTGATTTGAGCATCTGCTTCCCATCTATGACTGTAAATCATTGGCTTTATCTTTTCCAGACCAAGTGTTTTCCATCTTCACATATGCTGAGGGTGACATACCATATGTTTTCATGAAGATGGAAAACAATTGGTCTGTCATGTGCAAAACACTTCAAATGAAGATGCCTAGAGAAGTGACATTCCATTTTATATTTTAGTAAAGCCTTAGAAAACAAAACTTGGAAAAAAATAAGTTGATATTTCCATCTTTGTAAAACAGTCAGCAAATAAGTTAATAGTCAAATGATAACAAtttttatattcatatttattgCCAAAATAACAAATCATTTATAGTATTTTAAGGTGTCAAAATAACACATACATTACGCATCAATTTATAAAAATAACCTTGACGCATTAAAACCAGCAGGACACCCGTGACAAAAGTGATTATTtcaatcattattattagctCTTATTTTTCCAAGTACAAGCTCTCATATTGTGTGTATAGACCAGAAGCTAGTTCAGATTTTTGTATTCAAAGTGAATAGGATCTGGTGCTCGCTCGTATGCAAATGCACCCGTACTGCTGTTGTTAGTGTTCCTCGGCGCCTGTAAACGAACGCGCACTATCGCTGTCATCAGCACATCAGCATCTTCCAGACCAGTGCGCGCAGcagaaaaaagggaggaggacggaggaagggagagggagagaagacatACTGGATAAAGGCGACGACAAAAGCATGACGATAATGGAGTTGCGGCGGTGGGGGATGTCGGATTTACGCAAAAGGACTGTTAAAATTTGACAGCGGAACCAGACTAAAGGCTAGTCTTGATTACTGTTTTTTTATTCCTAATATATTGCTGTCCTCGTTTTACTTTTCTGCGCGGACATTGAAGGCGAGCAGAGGAAGCAAACCACGTATGTCTCGGAAGGTAAATTCAGGGGCTATCGTTTGCACTACGGGCAACAA
This genomic window from Takifugu rubripes chromosome 3, fTakRub1.2, whole genome shotgun sequence contains:
- the LOC115249289 gene encoding uncharacterized protein isoform X1, encoding MVENALLCKPGGEDIIEEYKAEKSLTHRTRRRLVNILVSHMTESHGMPSRKHKEKYALGIITLFPSLRDPFSPKGYEHFYDSEKGTGYLAWRLKTMSRNTVKRPANTATVTQAQGPKRRRLAATLPEQLDGDACREAISYLIHSHDEASVFQKMKMTFHYRQDLVHDPQRTTDVFKTFPWFLDVKVLLNQDFLLLFGIETASREVGHNSQAQVYQ